The genomic DNA TGCTGTTAACAACAGTCTTTGATGTTTACATTGTTTGTCTTGTGGGTATATTATGAGTTTTTACAATTATTATGTTACATTACTTCATGTCTAGCATCCAGAATTAATAGTGAAATTCTTTTTCCGTTTCGCTGGATCAGGAGATTGTATCTGGCCGTAAGAAGAATGCTTGGTATAAATAACTCACTTTTAGGGCGTTATGCATAAGCAAGAATTTCAAGGAATGGAAAAGTTACTCTCTTCTAAAGGAAAAGTTAGCTAAGGGAAAGCAAATGTTAAGCTTCATCCTAAAATCCTGATATATTGATATTGAGGTGGGGTGGATTGATTTCAGTACCAGACTTGTTGGATCAGAACTCATTTGCTTCTTAAGTGAGGGGTTGATTCCCTAACATTTCGTATCATTTAGAATACAAGTATTTGGGGCATTTATAAGGACAAGTGTGCGATTATTGTATACCAAATTgctagttttttttttttttaatttagctGTGATGCGTTGTTGAATACCGTATGCATTCGGTTAATTACCTCATTCATCAGTGCTATTGTTTGCATACTCGTAACGGGGTCATCTATTTTAGCAGTGGCAGCCGTGGTCAACAAAGATCCAGTCATCCAACAGTAACCCTATCTATATATTTGATCAACCTGATTTGCTACCCTTGATGACCACTTTGAACAATCTTATCAGCCTAATGTTAGTTTCACAATATTGATCTGTTGACACTTGACCACACATATATAATTACTGAGGAAGACCAAACTTACAAACTTAACataaaactgaaataaaaacCATCACAATTTTATTTTTCATCGAATGGCAAAAAAACAGAGAAGTTAAGAGGCCAGAAACTACAAGCTTGATGATGCTAGTGGCTCTTAACAACAGCAAGCATAACCAAGAAGATGAAGAACAATGATCCCAGCAGCGAAAACCCGACGGAGGCCATAACCAGGTTACAGAATCTCCCAAACACATTGCAGACTTTGTTCCAGTGAACATGGTCATTGCCTTCATGGCCAAGATACCCCACGGCCGCAGCAGCCCCGTTTGCTGAAGCTAGGACAGCTACCATTATTATGTCAAATATGGCAATTAAATTTGTCAAGCCTCTTTTATTGCTCCCTCTATTTGCCAATGCTAGGATCAATGACACAGCTCCATATGAGCATGCTATACCATTTGCCACCACAAAATATCTGAATATATATTACAAAAGTTTATTACTAAGCAGATATGTGAGTCTTCTAAAATTTGACAAACTCGATCTTATAATTTGGAATCACTAAAAATATATTCTTCTTTTTTTTGTATGAAGTACTCTTTAGCTCCTTTTGTGCTCCTAGCAACATGAAAAAGGTTGTTAAAACTGTCTTTTACCGAACTCATGGGTTCGGAGTGACGGATCTACGTAGCGGCTAGTGAAGTCTATAATCCCGTCAAAGCTGAAAAAATAT from Apium graveolens cultivar Ventura chromosome 5, ASM990537v1, whole genome shotgun sequence includes the following:
- the LOC141659172 gene encoding CASP-like protein 1E2; the protein is METERINKVGVDEEKKDVGVGGRRRVSCTGLFIRFMALTLSLAAAIILGVDKQTKIVPITLVSTLPPLYVPVTAKFHDLSAFTYFVVANGIACSYGAVSLILALANRGSNKRGLTNLIAIFDIIMVAVLASANGAAAAVGYLGHEGNDHVHWNKVCNVFGRFCNLVMASVGFSLLGSLFFIFLVMLAVVKSH